From a single Nostoc sp. MS1 genomic region:
- a CDS encoding DUF3007 family protein, protein MRRIDAIGIGLGIFIVGGLAYLGFQVFGLDGQQAGIWSQVVLVIGLIGWLATYVLRAVGNSMTYHQQREDYEQAFFQKRLDELSPEELAKIQAEIEREEKNQA, encoded by the coding sequence ATGCGACGTATTGATGCTATTGGCATTGGCTTGGGAATTTTTATTGTCGGTGGTTTGGCATATCTAGGATTCCAAGTATTCGGTTTAGATGGTCAACAAGCTGGTATTTGGAGCCAAGTCGTACTAGTCATCGGATTGATTGGCTGGTTAGCAACCTATGTCTTACGTGCGGTGGGAAACAGTATGACCTACCATCAACAACGGGAAGACTATGAGCAAGCCTTCTTCCAAAAACGGCTAGATGAACTTTCCCCTGAAGAATTAGCCAAAATTCAGGCGGAAATTGAGCGAGAGGAAAAGAATCAAGCTTAA
- a CDS encoding cohesin domain-containing protein — protein sequence MQKSFWSITLGCSLLSPAIVIPTAQAVSLELIPAVQTVKVGDSLEVDVRISGLGDFQAPSMSGFALGLSFDPSLLKFKSLSFGDRLLGNLVGLSPETTFSDFQTNGGLVSFSQVSLDDEFSLNKAQPASFILGTVSFTAVRAGNSLLSLSFNDDSFIDEQGNPLLLSTIPKGASITINNGSTQVPEPNFNWLALGLVALGATFINKKTNLSI from the coding sequence ATGCAGAAGTCCTTCTGGAGTATCACTTTAGGATGCAGTTTACTGTCGCCAGCAATAGTTATTCCTACCGCTCAAGCAGTATCCTTAGAATTAATACCAGCAGTTCAAACGGTTAAGGTTGGTGATTCTTTAGAGGTTGACGTAAGAATTTCTGGATTAGGTGATTTTCAAGCACCTTCTATGAGTGGTTTTGCTCTTGGTTTATCATTCGACCCTTCTTTACTCAAATTTAAGAGTTTATCATTTGGCGATCGCCTTTTAGGCAATTTAGTAGGCTTATCACCAGAGACAACATTTAGTGATTTTCAAACCAATGGAGGATTAGTCAGTTTCAGTCAAGTTTCTTTAGATGATGAGTTTAGCCTGAATAAAGCACAACCAGCCAGTTTTATCCTTGGTACAGTCAGTTTTACTGCGGTTCGTGCTGGTAATAGTCTCTTAAGCTTATCTTTTAATGATGATAGCTTCATTGATGAGCAGGGAAACCCTCTACTGTTATCAACCATCCCCAAAGGTGCGTCTATAACGATCAACAACGGCTCAACTCAAGTTCCTGAACCTAATTTTAATTGGTTAGCATTAGGTTTAGTGGCATTAGGAGCTACATTCATTAACAAGAAGACGAATTTAAGTATTTAA